The Bacteroides acidifaciens genome includes a region encoding these proteins:
- a CDS encoding carbon starvation protein A: MITFTLCLLALIVGYFTYGRLMERVFGPDGRKTPALTKADGVDYIPLPTWKIFMIQFLNIAGLGPIFGAIMGAKFGSSSYLWIVLGSIFAGAVHDYFAGMLSLRNGGESLPEIIGRYLGITTKQVMRGFTVILMILVGSVFVAGPAGLLAKLTPESLDATFWIIVVFAYYILATLLPVDKIIGKIYPLFAVALLFMAVGILVMLYVNHPALPELWEGLQNTNPEASELPIFPIMFVSIACGAISGFHATQSPLMARCMTSERHGRPVFYGAMITEGIVALIWAAAATYFFHKNGMEESNASVIVDAITKEWLGAIGGVLAILGVIAAPITSGDTAFRSARLIVADFLGMEQKSMRRRLYICIPMFVVAIGLLLYSLRDANGFNMIWRYFAWANQTLAVFTLWAITVFLAVSRKPYIITLIPALFMTSVCSTYICIAPEGLGLSHALSYGIGIACVVIAAAWFYVWLGKQKTRKLSE; the protein is encoded by the coding sequence ATGATAACATTTACTCTATGCCTGCTGGCGCTGATAGTAGGCTATTTTACGTATGGACGTCTGATGGAGCGCGTCTTTGGACCTGATGGCCGTAAAACACCGGCTCTGACCAAGGCTGATGGAGTGGACTATATTCCATTGCCAACCTGGAAAATCTTTATGATTCAGTTTCTTAATATTGCAGGACTCGGTCCGATATTCGGGGCAATAATGGGAGCTAAATTCGGTAGTTCTTCCTATTTGTGGATTGTATTGGGTAGTATTTTTGCCGGTGCGGTGCACGATTATTTTGCCGGGATGCTTTCATTACGGAATGGTGGAGAGAGTTTGCCGGAGATTATTGGTCGGTATTTGGGGATTACGACAAAGCAGGTCATGAGAGGATTTACCGTTATCCTGATGATTTTGGTAGGTTCTGTTTTCGTTGCTGGTCCTGCGGGACTGTTGGCAAAGCTCACACCGGAAAGTCTGGATGCAACATTTTGGATTATCGTTGTGTTTGCTTATTATATTTTGGCTACTTTATTGCCTGTTGATAAAATCATAGGCAAAATTTATCCGTTGTTTGCAGTAGCTCTCCTGTTTATGGCAGTAGGAATCTTAGTGATGCTTTATGTCAATCATCCCGCTTTGCCGGAATTATGGGAAGGACTACAGAATACGAATCCGGAAGCCAGTGAGCTTCCTATTTTCCCGATTATGTTTGTGAGCATTGCCTGTGGTGCAATTTCCGGTTTCCATGCTACGCAGAGTCCGTTAATGGCACGTTGCATGACTTCGGAGCGTCACGGTCGACCAGTGTTCTACGGTGCGATGATTACCGAAGGAATCGTTGCTCTTATTTGGGCTGCCGCTGCTACTTACTTTTTCCACAAGAATGGAATGGAAGAAAGCAATGCTTCCGTTATTGTGGATGCCATTACAAAAGAATGGTTGGGGGCAATCGGTGGAGTGCTTGCTATTTTGGGAGTCATCGCCGCTCCGATTACTTCGGGAGATACGGCTTTCCGTTCTGCCCGTCTGATTGTGGCGGACTTTTTGGGCATGGAGCAAAAAAGTATGCGTCGTCGTTTGTACATTTGTATTCCGATGTTCGTAGTTGCTATCGGTCTGCTTTTGTATAGCTTACGTGATGCGAACGGATTTAATATGATATGGCGTTATTTTGCTTGGGCTAACCAGACTTTGGCTGTGTTTACCCTGTGGGCTATAACAGTCTTCCTGGCGGTATCCAGAAAACCTTATATCATTACTTTGATACCTGCACTGTTTATGACAAGTGTATGTTCAACTTATATATGTATTGCTCCCGAAGGATTGGGACTTTCGCATGCACTCTCCTATGGCATCGGCATAGCGTGTGTGGTGATTGCGGCAGCTTGGTTCTATGTCTGGCTGGGCAAGCAGAAAACAAGAAAATTATCAGAATGA
- a CDS encoding outer membrane beta-barrel protein: MKKLALALCLLAVSFTAQAQFEKGTTIINPSLSGLDFSYSKNDKAKFGLGAQVGTFFAEGIALMVNAGADWSKPVDEYTLGTGVRFYFNKTGIYLGGGLDWNRFRWSGGKHQTDWGLGIEAGYAYFLSRTVTIEPAVYYKWRFNDGDMSRFGVKIGFGFYL; this comes from the coding sequence ATGAAGAAATTAGCTTTAGCTCTTTGCTTATTGGCAGTCTCTTTCACTGCACAGGCACAATTTGAGAAAGGAACCACGATTATTAATCCTTCATTGTCAGGATTGGACTTTTCGTATAGTAAAAATGACAAAGCAAAATTTGGCCTTGGTGCACAGGTCGGTACGTTCTTTGCCGAAGGTATTGCCCTGATGGTAAACGCCGGAGCTGACTGGTCGAAACCGGTGGATGAATACACATTGGGTACGGGTGTACGTTTTTACTTTAATAAAACCGGCATTTATCTGGGTGGCGGACTTGATTGGAACCGTTTCCGTTGGAGTGGCGGCAAGCATCAGACTGACTGGGGATTGGGTATTGAAGCTGGCTATGCTTATTTCCTTTCACGCACAGTAACTATCGAACCTGCCGTTTACTACAAATGGCGTTTCAACGATGGTGATATGTCACGTTTCGGCGTTAAGATAGGGTTCGGATTCTACCTTTAA
- the uvrA gene encoding excinuclease ABC subunit UvrA: protein MSENNYISIKGARVNNLKNIDVDIPRNKLVVITGLSGSGKSSLAFDTLYAEGQRRYVESLSSYARQFLGRMSKPECDFIKGIPPAIAIEQKVNSRNPRSTVGTSTEIYEYLRLLYSRVGKTYSPVSGQEVKKHSTEDIVNCMLSYPEGTRYTVLTPIRLREDRTLQQQLEIDLKQGFNRIEVNGEMKRMDEYTPVAGDEVYLLVDRMAVTNSKDAISRLTDSAETAMYEGDGTCMLRFYLPDETTKLHTFSTKFEADGIVFEEPNDQMFSFNSPIGACPSCEGFGKVIGIDEHLVVPNRSLSVYEGAIVCWRGEKMGEWKDELIHNADKFDFPIFTPYYELTDAQRRLLWEGNQYFHGINDFFKMLEENQYKIQYRVMLARYRGKTLCPKCHGTRLKPEAGYVRVGGKNISELVDLPITELKQFFDGLELNEHDSDVARRILIEINNRIHFLIDVGLGYLTLNRLSNSLSGGESQRINLATSLGSSLVGSLYILDEPSIGLHSRDTDRLIYVLRQLQQLGNTVVVVEHDEEIIRAADYIIDIGPNAGRLGGEVVYQGDMKDLKKGSNSHTVRYLLGEEEIPVPEHRRPWNNYIELKGARENNLKGVDVRFPLNVMTVVTGVSGSGKSTLVRDIFFRALKRELDECSDRPGEFSSISGSLRDLRNVEFVDQNPIGKSSRSNPVTYIKAYDEIRKLWSEQPLAKQMGYTAGFFSFNSEGGRCEECKGDGTITVEMQFMADLVLECESCHGKRFKSDTLEVKFHDKSIYDVLEMTVNQAIEFFNEHGQKKIVKKLLPLQDVGLGYIKLGQSSSTLSGGENQRVKLAFYLSQEKADPTMFIFDEPTTGLHFHDIRKLLDAFDALIRRGHSIVIIEHNMDVIKCADYVIDLGPEGGDKGGNIVAVGTPEEVAACEASYTGRFLKEKLG, encoded by the coding sequence ATGTCAGAAAACAACTATATTTCGATAAAAGGTGCACGAGTCAACAACCTTAAAAACATCGATGTAGATATACCACGCAACAAACTTGTTGTAATCACCGGATTATCGGGTTCCGGAAAATCTTCCCTCGCTTTTGATACGCTCTATGCCGAGGGACAACGCCGTTATGTAGAAAGCCTTAGCAGCTATGCACGCCAGTTCCTGGGACGGATGAGCAAACCGGAATGTGACTTCATCAAAGGTATTCCGCCCGCCATTGCCATCGAACAGAAAGTAAACAGCCGCAATCCGCGTTCTACGGTGGGAACTTCGACCGAGATTTACGAATATCTCCGCCTGCTCTACTCTCGCGTAGGGAAAACATACAGCCCTGTCAGCGGGCAAGAAGTGAAGAAGCATTCGACTGAAGATATTGTCAACTGCATGCTCTCGTATCCGGAAGGTACGAGATATACAGTGCTGACACCCATTCGCCTGCGTGAAGACCGCACCCTGCAACAACAACTGGAAATAGACTTGAAACAGGGATTCAACCGTATCGAAGTGAACGGTGAAATGAAGCGTATGGACGAATATACGCCCGTGGCAGGTGATGAAGTCTATCTGTTGGTAGACCGTATGGCGGTAACCAACAGCAAAGATGCCATCAGCCGGCTCACCGACTCTGCCGAAACAGCCATGTATGAAGGTGACGGAACCTGTATGTTGCGTTTCTATCTTCCGGATGAGACAACAAAGCTACACACTTTCAGCACGAAATTCGAAGCAGACGGCATCGTCTTTGAAGAGCCGAACGACCAGATGTTCTCGTTCAACTCTCCCATCGGCGCCTGTCCCAGCTGCGAAGGTTTCGGAAAAGTGATCGGCATTGACGAACATCTGGTTGTGCCGAACCGTTCTTTATCGGTTTATGAAGGGGCTATCGTATGCTGGCGTGGCGAGAAGATGGGAGAATGGAAAGACGAATTGATCCACAACGCGGACAAGTTTGATTTCCCGATATTCACTCCTTATTATGAGTTGACGGATGCACAGCGCCGGTTACTGTGGGAAGGTAACCAATACTTCCACGGCATCAACGATTTCTTCAAGATGCTGGAAGAAAATCAATACAAGATACAATATCGTGTGATGCTCGCACGTTACCGGGGAAAGACACTTTGCCCGAAATGTCACGGCACACGTCTGAAACCGGAAGCCGGATATGTACGGGTGGGCGGTAAGAATATCTCCGAACTGGTAGATTTACCTATTACGGAATTAAAGCAGTTCTTTGACGGACTGGAACTCAACGAGCACGACAGTGACGTAGCCCGCCGTATCCTGATTGAAATCAACAACCGTATCCACTTCCTGATTGATGTAGGCTTGGGATACTTGACCTTGAACCGTCTCAGTAATTCCCTGTCCGGTGGAGAAAGCCAACGTATCAATCTGGCGACATCATTAGGCAGCAGCCTTGTAGGCAGTCTTTATATTCTCGACGAGCCAAGTATCGGGCTTCACAGCCGTGATACAGACCGGTTGATTTATGTATTACGCCAACTGCAACAATTAGGCAACACGGTAGTGGTCGTGGAACATGACGAAGAAATCATCCGTGCCGCAGATTATATCATCGACATAGGCCCCAATGCCGGACGCTTGGGTGGAGAGGTCGTTTATCAAGGCGACATGAAAGACTTGAAAAAGGGAAGTAATAGCCACACAGTGCGTTATCTTCTGGGAGAAGAGGAAATTCCCGTTCCCGAACACCGCCGTCCGTGGAATAACTACATAGAATTGAAAGGTGCCCGCGAGAATAATCTGAAAGGAGTAGACGTCCGTTTCCCGCTTAACGTAATGACGGTCGTTACTGGAGTTTCCGGTTCCGGAAAAAGTACGTTAGTAAGGGATATTTTCTTCCGGGCATTGAAACGTGAATTGGACGAATGCAGTGACCGACCGGGAGAGTTCTCTTCTATCAGCGGCAGTCTGCGCGACCTGCGGAACGTGGAATTTGTAGACCAGAACCCGATTGGCAAATCATCACGTTCTAATCCGGTAACCTACATCAAAGCGTATGACGAAATCCGTAAACTGTGGTCTGAGCAACCGCTAGCCAAACAAATGGGTTATACAGCCGGATTCTTCAGTTTCAACAGCGAAGGCGGGCGTTGCGAAGAGTGTAAGGGTGATGGAACCATTACTGTAGAAATGCAGTTCATGGCAGACTTGGTATTGGAATGTGAATCCTGCCACGGGAAACGTTTCAAATCCGATACGCTGGAAGTGAAATTCCATGATAAAAGTATCTATGATGTATTGGAAATGACCGTGAACCAGGCTATTGAATTCTTCAACGAGCACGGACAGAAGAAAATTGTGAAGAAGTTGCTTCCCTTACAGGACGTAGGGTTAGGATATATCAAACTGGGACAATCCTCTTCCACCCTTTCCGGCGGTGAGAACCAGCGTGTGAAACTGGCATTCTACCTGAGCCAGGAGAAAGCAGACCCGACTATGTTTATCTTCGACGAACCGACTACAGGATTACATTTCCACGACATCCGCAAACTATTGGATGCTTTCGACGCGCTTATCCGTCGAGGACATAGCATCGTTATTATCGAGCACAACATGGACGTTATCAAATGTGCTGATTATGTGATTGACCTCGGTCCTGAAGGTGGAGATAAAGGGGGAAATATAGTAGCAGTAGGTACTCCCGAAGAAGTGGCGGCTTGCGAGGCAAGCTATACGGGACGGTTTTTGAAAGAAAAGCTGGGATAA
- a CDS encoding glycoside hydrolase family 10 protein — protein MVVGKVSEFIGSLYYLCVTLLRFKNIMKLKNYLLLLALLLAVGVRAQVPTGNKYPKREFRAAWIQAVNGQFRGIPTERLKQTLIGQLNSLQGAGINAIIFQVRPEADALYASQHEPWSRFLTGTQGQVPSPMWDPMQFMIEECQKRNMEFHAWINPYRVKTSLKNQLAPEHIYHQHPEWFVTYGDQLYFDPALPESREYICKIVTDIVSRYDVDAIHMDDYFYPYPVKGLDFPDDASFARYGGGFTNKADWRRSNVNVLIKKLHETIRGIKPWVKFGISPFGIYRNQKSDPLGSKTNGLQNYDDLYADVLLWAREGWIDYNIPQIYWEIGHKAADYETLVKWWATHSENRPLFIGQSVPNTIQHADPQNPSINQLPRKMALQRAYQTIGGSCQWYASAVVENQGRYRDALVGEYHKYPALIPVFDFMDDKAPGKVRKMKKVWTEDGYVLFWTAPKAETEMDKAVQYVVYRFDGKEKVNLDDPSHIVDITRNPFYRLPYETGKTKHRYVVTALDRLHNESKSVSKKVKL, from the coding sequence ATGGTAGTCGGCAAAGTTAGCGAATTTATCGGGAGTTTGTATTATCTTTGCGTCACATTATTACGATTTAAGAATATTATGAAGCTGAAAAACTATCTTTTACTTTTAGCTCTTCTTCTTGCGGTAGGAGTGAGGGCGCAGGTGCCAACCGGCAATAAATATCCCAAACGTGAATTTCGTGCAGCATGGATACAGGCTGTCAACGGGCAGTTCCGTGGTATTCCTACCGAACGGCTGAAACAGACGTTGATTGGTCAGTTGAACTCTCTTCAGGGAGCCGGCATTAATGCGATTATCTTCCAGGTACGTCCCGAAGCGGATGCACTGTACGCTTCGCAACATGAACCGTGGAGTCGCTTCCTGACCGGTACGCAAGGACAGGTTCCTTCTCCTATGTGGGATCCGATGCAGTTTATGATTGAAGAGTGCCAGAAAAGGAATATGGAGTTTCATGCCTGGATTAATCCTTATCGTGTGAAGACTTCATTGAAGAACCAGTTGGCTCCGGAACATATTTACCATCAGCATCCTGAATGGTTCGTTACTTATGGTGATCAGCTATACTTCGATCCGGCACTTCCCGAAAGCCGGGAATACATCTGTAAGATCGTGACCGATATCGTGTCCCGCTATGATGTGGATGCTATCCATATGGACGATTATTTTTATCCTTATCCGGTGAAAGGACTGGACTTTCCGGATGATGCGAGCTTTGCCCGTTATGGCGGTGGATTCACGAATAAGGCGGACTGGCGTCGTAGTAATGTCAATGTGCTGATAAAGAAGCTTCATGAGACTATCCGCGGGATAAAGCCGTGGGTGAAGTTCGGTATCAGTCCGTTTGGCATTTACCGTAATCAGAAGAGCGACCCGTTGGGAAGTAAAACGAACGGTTTGCAGAATTACGATGACTTGTATGCCGATGTCCTGCTTTGGGCACGTGAAGGCTGGATTGACTATAATATTCCGCAGATATATTGGGAAATCGGTCATAAGGCAGCCGATTATGAGACATTGGTGAAATGGTGGGCTACCCACTCGGAAAACCGCCCGTTGTTTATCGGTCAGTCTGTACCGAATACTATTCAGCATGCTGATCCTCAGAACCCTTCCATCAATCAGCTTCCACGGAAGATGGCTTTGCAGCGTGCTTATCAGACGATTGGCGGTAGTTGCCAATGGTATGCATCGGCAGTTGTCGAAAATCAAGGAAGATACCGCGACGCTTTAGTCGGTGAATACCATAAGTATCCTGCTCTGATTCCTGTTTTTGACTTTATGGATGACAAGGCTCCGGGAAAAGTGCGCAAGATGAAGAAAGTATGGACAGAAGATGGTTATGTTCTTTTCTGGACTGCTCCGAAAGCAGAAACAGAAATGGATAAAGCTGTTCAATATGTAGTCTACCGCTTTGACGGAAAAGAAAAGGTGAATCTCGACGATCCTTCACATATTGTAGACATCACCCGCAATCCTTTCTACAGACTCCCATACGAAACTGGAAAAACAAAACACCGCTACGTGGTAACAGCTTTGGACCGTCTTCATAATGAATCGAAATCTGTAAGTAAGAAAGTAAAACTTTAA
- a CDS encoding chromate transporter, translated as MIYLQLFYTFFKIGLFGFGGGYAMLSMIQGEVVTRYGWVSSQEFTDIVAISQMTPGPIGINAATYVGFTSTGSVWGSIIATFAVVLPSFILMLTISKFFLKYQKHPVVESIFSGLRPAVVGLLASAALVLMNVENFGSPMEDTYSFVISVIIFLIAFIGTRKYKANPILMIIACGIAGLLLY; from the coding sequence ATGATTTATCTACAGTTATTCTATACATTTTTCAAGATCGGACTTTTCGGTTTCGGTGGCGGTTATGCCATGCTTTCCATGATTCAAGGCGAGGTGGTGACCCGCTATGGATGGGTAAGTTCGCAGGAGTTCACGGATATTGTCGCTATCAGCCAGATGACACCGGGGCCGATAGGCATCAATGCGGCAACTTATGTAGGATTTACTTCGACAGGCAGTGTCTGGGGTTCCATCATTGCTACTTTCGCAGTAGTTCTCCCCTCTTTTATCTTAATGCTGACTATCAGCAAATTTTTTCTGAAATACCAGAAACATCCGGTAGTAGAATCCATCTTCAGCGGGCTGCGACCAGCAGTCGTAGGACTGCTGGCTTCTGCCGCACTGGTATTAATGAATGTAGAGAATTTCGGTTCGCCAATGGAAGATACTTATTCATTCGTTATCAGCGTCATTATATTCCTGATTGCTTTTATCGGAACTAGAAAATATAAAGCAAACCCGATTCTGATGATTATCGCCTGCGGTATTGCAGGATTGCTGCTTTATTAA
- a CDS encoding chromate transporter: protein MNIYLESFGIFFKIGAFTIGGGYAMVPLIENEIVTKRKWIAQEDFIDLLAISQSAPGILAVNISIFIGYKLRGIRGSIVTALGTILPSFIIILAIALFFHNFKDNPIVERIFKGIRPAVVALIAAPTFTMGRSAKINRYNLWIPVVSALLIWLLGFSPIWIIIAAGVGGFLWGKVRKVES from the coding sequence ATGAACATTTATCTCGAATCATTTGGAATCTTTTTTAAGATAGGCGCTTTTACCATTGGCGGCGGATATGCAATGGTACCGTTAATCGAAAATGAAATCGTAACGAAGCGGAAATGGATAGCACAGGAAGATTTTATCGACTTGCTGGCTATCTCCCAGTCTGCCCCCGGCATCCTGGCAGTTAATATTTCTATCTTTATAGGATATAAGCTGCGCGGCATCCGGGGAAGTATTGTCACGGCATTAGGAACAATTCTACCATCTTTCATTATTATATTGGCTATCGCCCTGTTCTTCCATAATTTCAAAGACAATCCGATAGTGGAACGTATCTTCAAAGGTATCCGTCCGGCAGTAGTAGCACTTATCGCCGCCCCGACTTTTACAATGGGACGATCAGCGAAAATCAACCGCTATAACCTGTGGATTCCCGTTGTTTCAGCACTGCTTATCTGGCTGTTGGGCTTCTCTCCTATTTGGATTATCATTGCGGCAGGTGTAGGCGGATTCTTATGGGGAAAGGTTAGAAAAGTGGAGAGTTGA